One Malania oleifera isolate guangnan ecotype guangnan chromosome 9, ASM2987363v1, whole genome shotgun sequence DNA segment encodes these proteins:
- the LOC131164613 gene encoding non-specific lipid transfer protein GPI-anchored 7 produces the protein MGYHRICVLTAMAVVAVLMGTTNVAEGQQTPACASKLVPCANYINSTNPPASCCDPLRQALEHEGDCLCTLYNTPGLLKTFGINVTDALLLPQHCKIPGNVNICSNNSAPSPTSVPAPPGVPGKDENGGVSNAWTGAWSLVVIWASVMLY, from the exons ATGGGTTATCACAGGATTTGTGTGTTGACGGCGATGGCGGTGGTGGCGGTACTGATGGGTACAACGAACGTGGCGGAGGGCCAGCAGACGCCGGCGTGCGCGTCGAAGCTGGTGCCGTGTGCGAACTACATAAACTCGACGAACCCACCGGCATCGTGCTGCGATCCTCTGAGACAAGCGCTGGAGCATGAGGGAGACTGCCTCTGCACCCTATACAATACCCCCGGCTTGCTCAAAACCTTCGGTATCAACGTCACCGATGCTCTTCTCCTTCCTCAACACTGCAAGATCCCCGGCAACGTCAATATCTGCAGCAaca ATTCTGCCCCGTCTCCCACATCAGTACCGGCGCCTCCAG GCGTACCTGGAAAAGATGAGAATGGCGGAGTCTCCAATGCATGGACTGGGGCGTGGAGCTTAGTGGTAATTTGGGCGTCCGTGATGCTTTACTAG